A window from Populus trichocarpa isolate Nisqually-1 chromosome 3, P.trichocarpa_v4.1, whole genome shotgun sequence encodes these proteins:
- the LOC7471635 gene encoding E3 ubiquitin ligase PQT3-like isoform X2, producing MAVYYKFKSARDYDSIPMDGPFISVGTLKEKIFESKHLGRGTDFDLVVTNAQTNEEYLDEAMLIPKNTSVLIRRVPGRPRLPIVTEQEPKLETKVEDTLPEKGSFMGADSSSMRYTEDNEWDEFGNDLYSIPDVLPVQSSNPPPDVAPTNKADEDDRIKALIDTPALDWQRQGADGFGAGRGFGRGVAGRMGGRGFGLERKTPPQGYVCHRCKIPGHFIQHCPTNGDPNYDIKRVKPPTGIPKSMLMATPDGSYALPSGAVAVLKPNEAAFEREIEGLPSTRPVGDLPPELHCPLCKEVMKDAVLTSKCCFTSFCDKCIRDYIISKSKCVCGVSNVLADDLLPNKTLRDTINRILESGNSSAENVGSAFQVQDMESARCPPPKIPSPTQSAASKGEHKPSPVNEESPILNKAIAEEEKPLIASQQVPEKVRTAKAVDVSEATHESISVKEPASQGSAPLAEEEVQQKLAPGEAGKKKKKKKVRMPPNDLWKASQDLAAESFMMPMGPSAFNPYWSGMQTGMEGYMAPYPGPMPFMGYGLSPLDMPYGGVMPPDPFGAQSYMMPAVPPQRDLAEFGMNMNLRPPLMSREEFEARKADVRRRRENERRAEREFSRDWDPGREVSGGGDVSSMKSKSIPQSSASGDPHHNRRRSERLSPERSAREIDPLPPRPSKRKSDRHEHGDRDADDFDYHERDRSDRDHRHHHRHRSESSSKAVSETTTKPPSTTVTDRKQKVSVFSRISFPAEGEPTSKKRKVSSSSEAAPAATGGGGPLSSTHHKSSSPVNNGYYDDYKSSSVKTRKSSSSVAATAAMDYESSDDDRHFKRKPSRYEPSPPPPAEWEEDVKHSRRDKDRKHR from the exons atggctgtGTATTACAAATTTAAGAGTGCTAGAGATTATGATTCAATCCCAATGGACGGTCCATTTATATCCGTTGGtactttgaaagaaaaaatatttgaatcaaAGCATTTGGGAAGGGGTACAGACTTCGACCTTGTTGTCACTAATGCCCAAACCAATGAAG AGTATCTTGATGAAGCAATGTTAATTCCCAAAAATACCTCTGTATTAATACGCCGGGTTCCAGGGAGGCCTCGTCTGCCCATTGTTACAGAGCAAGA GCCAAAGTTGGAAACTAAGGTGGAGGACACCCTTCCAGAGAAGGGTAGTTTTATGGGTGCTGATTCATCTTCCATGAGATAT ACTGAAGACAATGAATGGGATGAATTTGGAAACGATTTGTATTCCATTCCTGATGTACTGCCTGTTCAATCTAGTAATCCACCTCCTGATGTGGCCCCTACAAACAAGGCTGATGAGGACGACAGAATTAAGGCATTGATTGATACCCCAGCATTGGACTGGCAGCG TCAGGGTGCTGATGGCTTTGGTGCTGGTAGAGGTTTTGGTAGGGGTGTGGCTGGAAGAATGGGTGGGCGTGGTTTTG GCTTGGAGCGGAAAACACCTCCACAAGGCTATGTATGCCACAGATGCAAGATTCCTG GGCATTTTATTCAACACTGCCCTACAAATGGTGACcctaattatgatattaaaagaGTAAAGCCACCTACTGGTATTCCAAAGTCAATGCTGATGGCTACCCCAGATGGCTCATATGCTTTACCTAGTGGTGCAGTTGCTGTTTTGAAGCCAAATGA GGCTGCTTTTGAGAGAGAAATTGAAGGCCTACCTTCCACACGGCCTGTTGGTGATCTTCCACCTGAACTTCACTGCCCACTGTGCAAGGAAGTTATGAAAGATGCAGTCTTAACAAGCAAATGTTGTTTCACGAGCTTCTGTGACAAGT GTATAAGAGATTACATTATCTCAAAGTCAAAGTGTGTATGTGGGGTATCAAATGTCCTTGCAGATGATCTTCTTCCTAACAAGACTCTCAGGGATACAATCAATCGTATTTTGGAGTCTGGTAACAGTAGTGCTGAAAATGTAGGAAGCGCCTTTCAAGTTCAAG ATATGGAGTCTGCACGCTGTCCACCTCCAAAGATTCCATCACCCACACAGTCTGCTGCATCTAAGGGAGAACATAAGCCGTCTCCTGTTAATGAAGAATCTCCAATTTTAAACAAGGCAATAGCTGAGGAGGAGAAGCCTCTTATTGCTTCTCAGCAAGTCCCTGAGAAAGTGAGGACTGCTAAAGCTGTGGATGTATCTGAGGCTACTCATGAGTCAATAAGTGTGAAGGAGCCAGCTTCGCAAGGAAGTGCTCCACTGGCTGAGGAAGAAGTTCAGCAGAAGCTGGCTCCTGGTGAGGCAG ggaagaaaaagaaaaagaagaaagttcgCATGCCTCCGAATG ATTTGTGGAAAGCTTCTCAGGATCTTGCAGCTGAGAGCTTTATGATGCCAATGGGTCCCTCTGCCTTTAATCCATATTGGAGTGGCATGCAGACTGGAATGGAAGGATACATGGCTCCTTATCCAGGTCCAATGCCCTTTATGGGTTATGGATTAAGCCCTTTGGATATGCCATATGGGGGAGTTATGCCTCCAGATCCTTTTGGTGCCCAGAGTTATATGATGCCTGCTGTTCCACCTCAGAG GGATCTTGCTGAATTTGGAATGAACATGAATCTCAGACCTCCTCTAATGAGCAGGGAGGAATTTGAGGCCCGCAAAGCTGATGTCAGGAGGCGTCGTGAAAATGAGAGGCGAGCTGAAAG GGAGTTTTCCAGAGATTGGGATCCGGGTAGGGAAGTGAGCGGCGGCGGCGATGTTTCTTCAATGAAATCT AAGTCAATACCACAATCCAGTGCCAGCGGCGATCCCCATCATAATCGTCGAAGGTCTGAGAGATTATCACCGGAACGTTCAGCCCGTGAGATTGACCCATTACCACCACGCCCTTCTAAAAGAAAGTCTGACCGCCATGAACACGGTGATAGAGATGCTGATGATTTTGATTACCATGAGCGTGACCGTAGTGACCGTGATCACCGCCACCACCACCGCCACCGTTCAGAATCCTCATCCAAAGCTGTATCTGAGACTACCACTAAACCCCCTTCTACAACAGTAACAGACCGAAAGCAAAAAGTTAGCGTGTTCTCTCGCATTAGCTTTCCAGCAGAAGGAGAACCCACCAGTAAGAAGCGCAAGGTATCATCCTCTAGTGAAGCAGCACCAGCAGCTACTGGTGGCGGCGGCCCTTTATCTTCTACACATCACAAGTCATCGTCACCAGTTAATAATGGCTATTATGATGACTACAAGTCATCTTCTGTGAAGACCAGAAAGAGCAGTAGCAGTGTTGCTGCCACGGCCGCCATGGACTACGAGTCCAGTGATGATGACAGGCACTTCAAGAGGAAACCCTCTAGGTATGAGCCATCACCTCCTCCTCCAGCAGAGTGGGAGGAGGATGTTAAGCATTCAAGAAGAGATAAGGACCGGAAGCATAGATAA
- the LOC7471635 gene encoding E3 ubiquitin ligase PQT3-like isoform X1, with product MAVYYKFKSARDYDSIPMDGPFISVGTLKEKIFESKHLGRGTDFDLVVTNAQTNEEYLDEAMLIPKNTSVLIRRVPGRPRLPIVTEQEPKLETKVEDTLPEKGSFMGADSSSMRYTEDNEWDEFGNDLYSIPDVLPVQSSNPPPDVAPTNKADEDDRIKALIDTPALDWQRQGADGFGAGRGFGRGVAGRMGGRGFGRLGLERKTPPQGYVCHRCKIPGHFIQHCPTNGDPNYDIKRVKPPTGIPKSMLMATPDGSYALPSGAVAVLKPNEAAFEREIEGLPSTRPVGDLPPELHCPLCKEVMKDAVLTSKCCFTSFCDKCIRDYIISKSKCVCGVSNVLADDLLPNKTLRDTINRILESGNSSAENVGSAFQVQDMESARCPPPKIPSPTQSAASKGEHKPSPVNEESPILNKAIAEEEKPLIASQQVPEKVRTAKAVDVSEATHESISVKEPASQGSAPLAEEEVQQKLAPGEAGKKKKKKKVRMPPNDLWKASQDLAAESFMMPMGPSAFNPYWSGMQTGMEGYMAPYPGPMPFMGYGLSPLDMPYGGVMPPDPFGAQSYMMPAVPPQRDLAEFGMNMNLRPPLMSREEFEARKADVRRRRENERRAEREFSRDWDPGREVSGGGDVSSMKSKSIPQSSASGDPHHNRRRSERLSPERSAREIDPLPPRPSKRKSDRHEHGDRDADDFDYHERDRSDRDHRHHHRHRSESSSKAVSETTTKPPSTTVTDRKQKVSVFSRISFPAEGEPTSKKRKVSSSSEAAPAATGGGGPLSSTHHKSSSPVNNGYYDDYKSSSVKTRKSSSSVAATAAMDYESSDDDRHFKRKPSRYEPSPPPPAEWEEDVKHSRRDKDRKHR from the exons atggctgtGTATTACAAATTTAAGAGTGCTAGAGATTATGATTCAATCCCAATGGACGGTCCATTTATATCCGTTGGtactttgaaagaaaaaatatttgaatcaaAGCATTTGGGAAGGGGTACAGACTTCGACCTTGTTGTCACTAATGCCCAAACCAATGAAG AGTATCTTGATGAAGCAATGTTAATTCCCAAAAATACCTCTGTATTAATACGCCGGGTTCCAGGGAGGCCTCGTCTGCCCATTGTTACAGAGCAAGA GCCAAAGTTGGAAACTAAGGTGGAGGACACCCTTCCAGAGAAGGGTAGTTTTATGGGTGCTGATTCATCTTCCATGAGATAT ACTGAAGACAATGAATGGGATGAATTTGGAAACGATTTGTATTCCATTCCTGATGTACTGCCTGTTCAATCTAGTAATCCACCTCCTGATGTGGCCCCTACAAACAAGGCTGATGAGGACGACAGAATTAAGGCATTGATTGATACCCCAGCATTGGACTGGCAGCG TCAGGGTGCTGATGGCTTTGGTGCTGGTAGAGGTTTTGGTAGGGGTGTGGCTGGAAGAATGGGTGGGCGTGGTTTTG gTCGATTAGGCTTGGAGCGGAAAACACCTCCACAAGGCTATGTATGCCACAGATGCAAGATTCCTG GGCATTTTATTCAACACTGCCCTACAAATGGTGACcctaattatgatattaaaagaGTAAAGCCACCTACTGGTATTCCAAAGTCAATGCTGATGGCTACCCCAGATGGCTCATATGCTTTACCTAGTGGTGCAGTTGCTGTTTTGAAGCCAAATGA GGCTGCTTTTGAGAGAGAAATTGAAGGCCTACCTTCCACACGGCCTGTTGGTGATCTTCCACCTGAACTTCACTGCCCACTGTGCAAGGAAGTTATGAAAGATGCAGTCTTAACAAGCAAATGTTGTTTCACGAGCTTCTGTGACAAGT GTATAAGAGATTACATTATCTCAAAGTCAAAGTGTGTATGTGGGGTATCAAATGTCCTTGCAGATGATCTTCTTCCTAACAAGACTCTCAGGGATACAATCAATCGTATTTTGGAGTCTGGTAACAGTAGTGCTGAAAATGTAGGAAGCGCCTTTCAAGTTCAAG ATATGGAGTCTGCACGCTGTCCACCTCCAAAGATTCCATCACCCACACAGTCTGCTGCATCTAAGGGAGAACATAAGCCGTCTCCTGTTAATGAAGAATCTCCAATTTTAAACAAGGCAATAGCTGAGGAGGAGAAGCCTCTTATTGCTTCTCAGCAAGTCCCTGAGAAAGTGAGGACTGCTAAAGCTGTGGATGTATCTGAGGCTACTCATGAGTCAATAAGTGTGAAGGAGCCAGCTTCGCAAGGAAGTGCTCCACTGGCTGAGGAAGAAGTTCAGCAGAAGCTGGCTCCTGGTGAGGCAG ggaagaaaaagaaaaagaagaaagttcgCATGCCTCCGAATG ATTTGTGGAAAGCTTCTCAGGATCTTGCAGCTGAGAGCTTTATGATGCCAATGGGTCCCTCTGCCTTTAATCCATATTGGAGTGGCATGCAGACTGGAATGGAAGGATACATGGCTCCTTATCCAGGTCCAATGCCCTTTATGGGTTATGGATTAAGCCCTTTGGATATGCCATATGGGGGAGTTATGCCTCCAGATCCTTTTGGTGCCCAGAGTTATATGATGCCTGCTGTTCCACCTCAGAG GGATCTTGCTGAATTTGGAATGAACATGAATCTCAGACCTCCTCTAATGAGCAGGGAGGAATTTGAGGCCCGCAAAGCTGATGTCAGGAGGCGTCGTGAAAATGAGAGGCGAGCTGAAAG GGAGTTTTCCAGAGATTGGGATCCGGGTAGGGAAGTGAGCGGCGGCGGCGATGTTTCTTCAATGAAATCT AAGTCAATACCACAATCCAGTGCCAGCGGCGATCCCCATCATAATCGTCGAAGGTCTGAGAGATTATCACCGGAACGTTCAGCCCGTGAGATTGACCCATTACCACCACGCCCTTCTAAAAGAAAGTCTGACCGCCATGAACACGGTGATAGAGATGCTGATGATTTTGATTACCATGAGCGTGACCGTAGTGACCGTGATCACCGCCACCACCACCGCCACCGTTCAGAATCCTCATCCAAAGCTGTATCTGAGACTACCACTAAACCCCCTTCTACAACAGTAACAGACCGAAAGCAAAAAGTTAGCGTGTTCTCTCGCATTAGCTTTCCAGCAGAAGGAGAACCCACCAGTAAGAAGCGCAAGGTATCATCCTCTAGTGAAGCAGCACCAGCAGCTACTGGTGGCGGCGGCCCTTTATCTTCTACACATCACAAGTCATCGTCACCAGTTAATAATGGCTATTATGATGACTACAAGTCATCTTCTGTGAAGACCAGAAAGAGCAGTAGCAGTGTTGCTGCCACGGCCGCCATGGACTACGAGTCCAGTGATGATGACAGGCACTTCAAGAGGAAACCCTCTAGGTATGAGCCATCACCTCCTCCTCCAGCAGAGTGGGAGGAGGATGTTAAGCATTCAAGAAGAGATAAGGACCGGAAGCATAGATAA
- the LOC7471635 gene encoding E3 ubiquitin ligase PQT3-like isoform X3, which produces MGADSSSMRYTEDNEWDEFGNDLYSIPDVLPVQSSNPPPDVAPTNKADEDDRIKALIDTPALDWQRQGADGFGAGRGFGRGVAGRMGGRGFGRLGLERKTPPQGYVCHRCKIPGHFIQHCPTNGDPNYDIKRVKPPTGIPKSMLMATPDGSYALPSGAVAVLKPNEAAFEREIEGLPSTRPVGDLPPELHCPLCKEVMKDAVLTSKCCFTSFCDKCIRDYIISKSKCVCGVSNVLADDLLPNKTLRDTINRILESGNSSAENVGSAFQVQDMESARCPPPKIPSPTQSAASKGEHKPSPVNEESPILNKAIAEEEKPLIASQQVPEKVRTAKAVDVSEATHESISVKEPASQGSAPLAEEEVQQKLAPGEAGKKKKKKKVRMPPNDLWKASQDLAAESFMMPMGPSAFNPYWSGMQTGMEGYMAPYPGPMPFMGYGLSPLDMPYGGVMPPDPFGAQSYMMPAVPPQRDLAEFGMNMNLRPPLMSREEFEARKADVRRRRENERRAEREFSRDWDPGREVSGGGDVSSMKSKSIPQSSASGDPHHNRRRSERLSPERSAREIDPLPPRPSKRKSDRHEHGDRDADDFDYHERDRSDRDHRHHHRHRSESSSKAVSETTTKPPSTTVTDRKQKVSVFSRISFPAEGEPTSKKRKVSSSSEAAPAATGGGGPLSSTHHKSSSPVNNGYYDDYKSSSVKTRKSSSSVAATAAMDYESSDDDRHFKRKPSRYEPSPPPPAEWEEDVKHSRRDKDRKHR; this is translated from the exons ATGGGTGCTGATTCATCTTCCATGAGATAT ACTGAAGACAATGAATGGGATGAATTTGGAAACGATTTGTATTCCATTCCTGATGTACTGCCTGTTCAATCTAGTAATCCACCTCCTGATGTGGCCCCTACAAACAAGGCTGATGAGGACGACAGAATTAAGGCATTGATTGATACCCCAGCATTGGACTGGCAGCG TCAGGGTGCTGATGGCTTTGGTGCTGGTAGAGGTTTTGGTAGGGGTGTGGCTGGAAGAATGGGTGGGCGTGGTTTTG gTCGATTAGGCTTGGAGCGGAAAACACCTCCACAAGGCTATGTATGCCACAGATGCAAGATTCCTG GGCATTTTATTCAACACTGCCCTACAAATGGTGACcctaattatgatattaaaagaGTAAAGCCACCTACTGGTATTCCAAAGTCAATGCTGATGGCTACCCCAGATGGCTCATATGCTTTACCTAGTGGTGCAGTTGCTGTTTTGAAGCCAAATGA GGCTGCTTTTGAGAGAGAAATTGAAGGCCTACCTTCCACACGGCCTGTTGGTGATCTTCCACCTGAACTTCACTGCCCACTGTGCAAGGAAGTTATGAAAGATGCAGTCTTAACAAGCAAATGTTGTTTCACGAGCTTCTGTGACAAGT GTATAAGAGATTACATTATCTCAAAGTCAAAGTGTGTATGTGGGGTATCAAATGTCCTTGCAGATGATCTTCTTCCTAACAAGACTCTCAGGGATACAATCAATCGTATTTTGGAGTCTGGTAACAGTAGTGCTGAAAATGTAGGAAGCGCCTTTCAAGTTCAAG ATATGGAGTCTGCACGCTGTCCACCTCCAAAGATTCCATCACCCACACAGTCTGCTGCATCTAAGGGAGAACATAAGCCGTCTCCTGTTAATGAAGAATCTCCAATTTTAAACAAGGCAATAGCTGAGGAGGAGAAGCCTCTTATTGCTTCTCAGCAAGTCCCTGAGAAAGTGAGGACTGCTAAAGCTGTGGATGTATCTGAGGCTACTCATGAGTCAATAAGTGTGAAGGAGCCAGCTTCGCAAGGAAGTGCTCCACTGGCTGAGGAAGAAGTTCAGCAGAAGCTGGCTCCTGGTGAGGCAG ggaagaaaaagaaaaagaagaaagttcgCATGCCTCCGAATG ATTTGTGGAAAGCTTCTCAGGATCTTGCAGCTGAGAGCTTTATGATGCCAATGGGTCCCTCTGCCTTTAATCCATATTGGAGTGGCATGCAGACTGGAATGGAAGGATACATGGCTCCTTATCCAGGTCCAATGCCCTTTATGGGTTATGGATTAAGCCCTTTGGATATGCCATATGGGGGAGTTATGCCTCCAGATCCTTTTGGTGCCCAGAGTTATATGATGCCTGCTGTTCCACCTCAGAG GGATCTTGCTGAATTTGGAATGAACATGAATCTCAGACCTCCTCTAATGAGCAGGGAGGAATTTGAGGCCCGCAAAGCTGATGTCAGGAGGCGTCGTGAAAATGAGAGGCGAGCTGAAAG GGAGTTTTCCAGAGATTGGGATCCGGGTAGGGAAGTGAGCGGCGGCGGCGATGTTTCTTCAATGAAATCT AAGTCAATACCACAATCCAGTGCCAGCGGCGATCCCCATCATAATCGTCGAAGGTCTGAGAGATTATCACCGGAACGTTCAGCCCGTGAGATTGACCCATTACCACCACGCCCTTCTAAAAGAAAGTCTGACCGCCATGAACACGGTGATAGAGATGCTGATGATTTTGATTACCATGAGCGTGACCGTAGTGACCGTGATCACCGCCACCACCACCGCCACCGTTCAGAATCCTCATCCAAAGCTGTATCTGAGACTACCACTAAACCCCCTTCTACAACAGTAACAGACCGAAAGCAAAAAGTTAGCGTGTTCTCTCGCATTAGCTTTCCAGCAGAAGGAGAACCCACCAGTAAGAAGCGCAAGGTATCATCCTCTAGTGAAGCAGCACCAGCAGCTACTGGTGGCGGCGGCCCTTTATCTTCTACACATCACAAGTCATCGTCACCAGTTAATAATGGCTATTATGATGACTACAAGTCATCTTCTGTGAAGACCAGAAAGAGCAGTAGCAGTGTTGCTGCCACGGCCGCCATGGACTACGAGTCCAGTGATGATGACAGGCACTTCAAGAGGAAACCCTCTAGGTATGAGCCATCACCTCCTCCTCCAGCAGAGTGGGAGGAGGATGTTAAGCATTCAAGAAGAGATAAGGACCGGAAGCATAGATAA
- the LOC7471635 gene encoding E3 ubiquitin ligase PQT3-like isoform X4, producing MAVYYKFKSARDYDSIPMDGPFISVGTLKEKIFESKHLGRGTDFDLVVTNAQTNEEYLDEAMLIPKNTSVLIRRVPGRPRLPIVTEQEPKLETKVEDTLPEKGSFMGADSSSMRYTEDNEWDEFGNDLYSIPDVLPVQSSNPPPDVAPTNKADEDDRIKALIDTPALDWQRQGADGFGAGRGFGRGVAGRMGGRGFGRLGLERKTPPQGYVCHRCKIPGHFIQHCPTNGDPNYDIKRVKPPTGIPKSMLMATPDGSYALPSGAVAVLKPNEAAFEREIEGLPSTRPVGDLPPELHCPLCKEVMKDAVLTSKCCFTSFCDKCIRDYIISKSKCVCGVSNVLADDLLPNKTLRDTINRILESGNSSAENVGSAFQVQDMESARCPPPKIPSPTQSAASKGEHKPSPVNEESPILNKAIAEEEKPLIASQQVPEKVRTAKAVDVSEATHESISVKEPASQGSAPLAEEEVQQKLAPGEAGKKKKKKKVRMPPNDLWKASQDLAAESFMMPMGPSAFNPYWSGMQTGMEGYMAPYPGPMPFMGYGLSPLDMPYGGVMPPDPFGAQSYMMPAVPPQRDLAEFGMNMNLRPPLMSREEFEARKADVRRRRENERRAERSQYHNPVPAAIPIIIVEGLRDYHRNVQPVRLTHYHHALLKESLTAMNTVIEMLMILITMSVTVVTVITATTTATVQNPHPKLYLRLPLNPLLQQ from the exons atggctgtGTATTACAAATTTAAGAGTGCTAGAGATTATGATTCAATCCCAATGGACGGTCCATTTATATCCGTTGGtactttgaaagaaaaaatatttgaatcaaAGCATTTGGGAAGGGGTACAGACTTCGACCTTGTTGTCACTAATGCCCAAACCAATGAAG AGTATCTTGATGAAGCAATGTTAATTCCCAAAAATACCTCTGTATTAATACGCCGGGTTCCAGGGAGGCCTCGTCTGCCCATTGTTACAGAGCAAGA GCCAAAGTTGGAAACTAAGGTGGAGGACACCCTTCCAGAGAAGGGTAGTTTTATGGGTGCTGATTCATCTTCCATGAGATAT ACTGAAGACAATGAATGGGATGAATTTGGAAACGATTTGTATTCCATTCCTGATGTACTGCCTGTTCAATCTAGTAATCCACCTCCTGATGTGGCCCCTACAAACAAGGCTGATGAGGACGACAGAATTAAGGCATTGATTGATACCCCAGCATTGGACTGGCAGCG TCAGGGTGCTGATGGCTTTGGTGCTGGTAGAGGTTTTGGTAGGGGTGTGGCTGGAAGAATGGGTGGGCGTGGTTTTG gTCGATTAGGCTTGGAGCGGAAAACACCTCCACAAGGCTATGTATGCCACAGATGCAAGATTCCTG GGCATTTTATTCAACACTGCCCTACAAATGGTGACcctaattatgatattaaaagaGTAAAGCCACCTACTGGTATTCCAAAGTCAATGCTGATGGCTACCCCAGATGGCTCATATGCTTTACCTAGTGGTGCAGTTGCTGTTTTGAAGCCAAATGA GGCTGCTTTTGAGAGAGAAATTGAAGGCCTACCTTCCACACGGCCTGTTGGTGATCTTCCACCTGAACTTCACTGCCCACTGTGCAAGGAAGTTATGAAAGATGCAGTCTTAACAAGCAAATGTTGTTTCACGAGCTTCTGTGACAAGT GTATAAGAGATTACATTATCTCAAAGTCAAAGTGTGTATGTGGGGTATCAAATGTCCTTGCAGATGATCTTCTTCCTAACAAGACTCTCAGGGATACAATCAATCGTATTTTGGAGTCTGGTAACAGTAGTGCTGAAAATGTAGGAAGCGCCTTTCAAGTTCAAG ATATGGAGTCTGCACGCTGTCCACCTCCAAAGATTCCATCACCCACACAGTCTGCTGCATCTAAGGGAGAACATAAGCCGTCTCCTGTTAATGAAGAATCTCCAATTTTAAACAAGGCAATAGCTGAGGAGGAGAAGCCTCTTATTGCTTCTCAGCAAGTCCCTGAGAAAGTGAGGACTGCTAAAGCTGTGGATGTATCTGAGGCTACTCATGAGTCAATAAGTGTGAAGGAGCCAGCTTCGCAAGGAAGTGCTCCACTGGCTGAGGAAGAAGTTCAGCAGAAGCTGGCTCCTGGTGAGGCAG ggaagaaaaagaaaaagaagaaagttcgCATGCCTCCGAATG ATTTGTGGAAAGCTTCTCAGGATCTTGCAGCTGAGAGCTTTATGATGCCAATGGGTCCCTCTGCCTTTAATCCATATTGGAGTGGCATGCAGACTGGAATGGAAGGATACATGGCTCCTTATCCAGGTCCAATGCCCTTTATGGGTTATGGATTAAGCCCTTTGGATATGCCATATGGGGGAGTTATGCCTCCAGATCCTTTTGGTGCCCAGAGTTATATGATGCCTGCTGTTCCACCTCAGAG GGATCTTGCTGAATTTGGAATGAACATGAATCTCAGACCTCCTCTAATGAGCAGGGAGGAATTTGAGGCCCGCAAAGCTGATGTCAGGAGGCGTCGTGAAAATGAGAGGCGAGCTGAAAG AAGTCAATACCACAATCCAGTGCCAGCGGCGATCCCCATCATAATCGTCGAAGGTCTGAGAGATTATCACCGGAACGTTCAGCCCGTGAGATTGACCCATTACCACCACGCCCTTCTAAAAGAAAGTCTGACCGCCATGAACACGGTGATAGAGATGCTGATGATTTTGATTACCATGAGCGTGACCGTAGTGACCGTGATCACCGCCACCACCACCGCCACCGTTCAGAATCCTCATCCAAAGCTGTATCTGAGACTACCACTAAACCCCCTTCTACAACAGTAA